One genomic region from Cardiocondyla obscurior isolate alpha-2009 unplaced genomic scaffold, Cobs3.1 scaffold66_0_105518, whole genome shotgun sequence encodes:
- the LOC139112924 gene encoding uncharacterized protein: protein MDDLDLILILINMGTLLMLQRRCRTNRNRRHRRIWVRPINRRRKEQGAYYNLFQEIKKDPNMFYKYSRMTLPTFKNLMDIVNTSLIKRSPQALEPEQRVALTLRFLIGDKVPTIAFAYRVGLSTVHKIVKETCDVFGQHLSNTYLRCPSREKYLEIAEGFLNVWNFPHCLGAIDGKHVDAQCPPNSGTLYFNYHKRYSVVLLAVCDHNYQFTLIDIGSIGKNSDADYRELVVL, encoded by the exons ATGGACGATTTAGATTTAATACTTATCCTAATCAACATGGGAACACTTTTGATGTTACAACGTAGATGCAGAACAAATAGAAATCGTCGCCATCGGCGCATTTGGGTACGACCTATTAATAGAAGAAGAAAGGAGCAAGGAGCTTATTATAATCTctttcaagaaataaaaaaagatccaaatatgttttataaatactcACGTATGACTTTACCAACTTTTAAGAACTTGATGGATATTGTAAATACAAGTTTAATAAAGCGTAGTCCACAAGCACTTGAGCCAGAGCAACGAGTTGCTTTAACATTGAG ATTTTTAATTGGAGACAAAGTTCCAACAATTGCCTTTGCGTATCGTGTTGGATTATCAACTGTACACAAAATAGTTAAGGAGACATGTGACGTATTTGGGCAACATCTTAGTAATACGTACCTACGATGTCCTTCAAGAGAAAAGTATCTTGAAATTGCTGAAGGTTTTTTGAACGTGTGGAACTTCCCACATTGTTTGGGGGCAATTGATGGAAAACATGTAGATGCTCAATGTCCTCCAAATTCTGGAACTTTGTACTTCAATTATCACAAACGATACAGTGTCGTGCTTCTAGCTGTCTGTGATCACAACTATcaatttacattaattgatATCGGTTCAATTGGAAAAAACAGTGATGCAG ACTATCGCGAGCTCGTCGTATTATAG
- the LOC139112922 gene encoding ribonuclease Y-like, with protein sequence MKLFHTCVLQIKIYSKEKFYRLLAKTRLLEQQQKTIEKIKAEEKRSHWKGKELLAKTRLLEQQQKTIEKLKAEEKRSHWKGKENVTKTKNKEIEEVKQISSKKIEEETEQIMKHA encoded by the exons atgaaattatttcatacatgTGTTTTGCAAATAAAGATCTATtcaaaagagaaattttata gATTGCTGGCCAAGACGAGATTATTGGAACAGCAACAAAAAACTATAGAAAAGATTAAAGCAGAAGAAAAGCGATCTCATTGGAAGGGCAAGGAATTGCTGGCCAAGACGAGATTATTGGAACAGCAACAAAAAACTATAGAAAAGTTGAAAGCAGAAGAAAAGCGATCTCATTGGAAGGGCAAGGAAAAT GttactaaaacaaaaaataaagaaatagaggaggtaaaacaaatttcctccaaaaaaattgaagaagaaACTGAACAAATAATGAAGCATGCTTAG
- the LOC139112927 gene encoding uncharacterized protein: MDKKKELIKCRDVLWLLVLCGFAINYMLRLNLNLTIVAMVIPYPKPAAVAQCNEENNASTVDIWINETSWDDNTSFVNVTYEDRFAWNEYEQGLILGAYY; encoded by the exons ATGGACAAGA aaaagGAGTTAATTAAATGTCGAGACGTTTTATGGCTCTTAGTTCTTTGCGGTTTTGCCATCAATTACATGTTACGATTAAATTTGAATCTCACTATTGTTGCAATGGTAATACCGTATCCGAAACCCGCAGCTGTTGCGCAGTGCAATGAGGAAAACAATGCATCAACCGTTGACATTTGGATTAACGAAACATCTTGGGATGATAATACTTCTTTCGTAAACGTCACG TATGAAGATCGATTTGCTTGGAACGAGTACGAACAAGGACTAATATTGGGAGCCTATTACTAA